AGAAGATGGGATTTCCGGCAGATTATCTGCGTGAAACCATGCGGCTTCTGTAATTTCGTTCCCATCTACCGTAATTTCACCACTTTCATAATCTGCAAGAAAAGCTATCATTAGTGAATCCGGAAAAGGCCATGGTTGACTGTTAAAATACCGGATATTGTTTACTTTTATCCCTATTTCTTCACGAATTTCCCGTGCAACACACGCCTCTAGGGTTTCACCTGGTTCAACAAATCCAGCTATTAAACTGTGCATCTTACCCTTGAAGTTTCGATTGTGGGCAAGTAAAATCTCATCACCACGGAAGATAGCAGTTATAATAGCTGGTGAAATACGTGGATATATCACAGTATTACAAGAAGGGCAGAGTTTAGCTCTTTCATCTTCTTTGTCTATGGTTTTGTGTCCGCAGCAGCCGCAATACCGATTCGAATGGCTCCAATGTAGAATATGGTTCGCTGTCCCTGCAAGTATAAAAAGCTCTGTGTCATCAGTTAAGGAGGGGATACTCCTGACATCGACAAATTCGTAATCAGAGGGTATATCGGAAACGGTATCATCTTGTATACAGAGGCATTCTTCGCCCTTGTAGGTGCCAACGGATTCGCTGTGTTCTGTACCAGGTACTATGCTGTCTAATTCATTAGCTTTAGGAATTCGGTATTCATTTTCTATCTTTTGTAATAGTAATTTTCCTTTAGAAAAAAAAAGTTTCATCATTATGTTCACTACTTTCTTTGCGTTGATAATAGATTTAGTCTATTATACACAGTATTATCTGAAAAGTCGATATGCATTATTTTAAATTGAAGCGGCACAAGGTATCTCATGTCATTTAAGATAAAAGGTGAAGGATGAAACGATAGAGTATGCTAAAAATACAATAACCACTTTGCACAAAACCTATTCTTTCTTCATATCATAAATGTAAACATGATAGGGGAAAATAAAATGCTCCCAATACGTGACTTTGTTCAACAATCATTAGAATTACACCTATTTTTTGGAAGAATAATGAAAGAACATTCCTTTTTCCTTGAAATAGGATTTACTCCAAGAGACAGTAATTTTATGGACCAGGCAGATATTTTTAGAAGAGAATTCGACAGACTGTTGTGGGATGTGGTTAAGGCTTCGAGTGGTGTGGTAAGTCAGGAATTTTTACAAGCAGGAGAGGCTTTTACCCAATACACCGCAAATGCCGAGATGGCCTCCGCTTATTTTACTGGAATAGACATACCAATTGATATTACCAATGCGGAAATAAATTTAATGAGCGGTGAAAGTGGCTCCATTCATAAAAAACTGGAAGAGACTGTTTATGAAATAAATGAAAGAGCGATTGAATTAATCGGGGCGTTGATACAATTTAAGGCCACAATCTTATCTAGTGTGTTAAATTGCAATATGTTTACAGTGAACTATCCACTTTTGATTGACCACATTATGCGTGAAGCTAACCTATATTTGCAGATGGTAAAAAGTTTGCAGACCGGAGAAGATTTTGATAAGATTAGAGCAGCATTAGAGCAGGAATTATTCTGGAACAGAATTATGGGGGAACATGCCAAATTTATACGGGGATTACTTGACCCGACAGAAGAAGAATTGATTCAGACAGCGAATAATTTTGGAAATGAATTTGACCAGTTAGTTGAGGAAGCTAAGGCTGCTATGGATAATACGGTTCCGGTCTCAACAGTGACGGCTGACAGTATGGAAGCAACGATTGCCATAAGGGATTTTAAAGCCCAAGGAACAAAGGGAATACTGGAATGTAACGTTAAATCCATAATTATTCCCCTACTGGGTGATCATACCCTGCGTGAAGCAAACCATTATTTGAGATTGTTGGAGATGTTTCGATAGGACGAGAAGGAAGTTAAGTATTTATAAGTAGTAATCATTGGAAGCAGGAGAGGGCTTGTTAGTAAGTTTAATAAAGTTTATTCCTGTGACATAGGGGTGTGATACATTCTTAGGCAGATTTCAGTCATTTCATCGACGGTTTTTAAGGATTTAGACTGTATCCATTTGGTGAATACATTATATAAGGCACCTGCATTAAAATAGACCCGGTAAATGTTATTGTCAGACTTATCCCGGGCATGTTGCAGCATAATATCATTCATGCGGTCTAAGATGATATTATGAAACTGTGCATCCAATAGAGTAATATAAATATCCCGCTGCTTATATAAAACTTCAAAGAGTACTTGAATAAATTGTTTCGGAGCTTTTGCTTTTCCGGTTTTTTCATCGGTGTAAGGCAGAAGCTTTTGATTTATTTCGTATATTAAGGAATCCACTAAATCCACTAAAATATCCTGCTTTGAATTATAATTGCTATAATAGGCTGTTCTGGAGACACCTGCGCGCTTTACGATATCTGTAATGGTTATCTTTAAAAAAGGCTGTTCCTTGATTAACAGTATTAAAGCAGTGCAGATAGCTTCTCTGGTTAGGCGGTTTGTTTCTTTATTTGAGTAATGTTTACTAGTAGTAGGAATGAATAACTGATAATTTGACATGACATTTTCCTCCCTTTTGTACGTTATATGCCTTTGATGGTTGTTTTCCATTGTTTTTTATTACATTTATCAATATACTATAATTATTATGAGGTTACAAATGTAATGTCAAGTTATTTTTATTAATATAAGGAGTGTGTAAAAAATGTTCAATACATGGATGCAAGGAATCGTGGGTATTTTGTTTTTATTACTCGCATTCTGCAATAGCTTTTTTATTGGAAAGGAGATAGAAATTTCCACGGTCTCTTTAATAGTTTTAATACTAGTATTTAGTATCTCGCATTTTATATGTAAAAAACGTAACAGGCTGCATTGGGTTTATCTTGGTGGGATAGCAGCAGAGACATTGTTTTTATTTACGAATACTTTTTTTATACTGGCTCTTGGGACTGGATTATTGCTGGTTGCTGGTGCCTGGAATATATTTTCTTTACGAATTAATGCAAAAGGTGCAAAGCGTGTTCTGACGGTTTGCAAAATACTATTTGGTATCTTCACAGCATTAACTGGTATAATTATAGGTGTTAATCTGTATGTCAATCCAATCACTACGTCTATTCAGTTATCAGAGGATCGTAAGGTTATCATTGATGATGCCATATTAGCTACAGAAGCGGACATGCTAAAAGAAATTGAGATAATGAATTCCTTTGGGAGCCGTACCACAGGTTCAGAAGGACACAATCGTTTTATCCAGTGGCTAAAGCAACAGGTATCTGATATGGGGTATGAAGTATACCAAGATAACTATACCTTTGACCGTTGGGAGGCAGAAAAAAGTGCTCTATATATTAATAATCAGGAAATTTCGGTAGCTTCCCCGTTCCCTTATTCCGGTGAAACAGATAAAGATGGTGTTACGGGTGAATTAGTCTATATTAAAGCAGGAAATTACAACCAGGCAAAAGGAAAGATTGCTGTTGTTGAAATTAATAACACCAGGTCCATTCCCCTTGGTTTTGTAATGAATACACGCCGTTCT
The nucleotide sequence above comes from Anaerocolumna cellulosilytica. Encoded proteins:
- a CDS encoding TetR/AcrR family transcriptional regulator, with the translated sequence MSNYQLFIPTTSKHYSNKETNRLTREAICTALILLIKEQPFLKITITDIVKRAGVSRTAYYSNYNSKQDILVDLVDSLIYEINQKLLPYTDEKTGKAKAPKQFIQVLFEVLYKQRDIYITLLDAQFHNIILDRMNDIMLQHARDKSDNNIYRVYFNAGALYNVFTKWIQSKSLKTVDEMTEICLRMYHTPMSQE
- a CDS encoding DUF2935 domain-containing protein, which encodes MKEHSFFLEIGFTPRDSNFMDQADIFRREFDRLLWDVVKASSGVVSQEFLQAGEAFTQYTANAEMASAYFTGIDIPIDITNAEINLMSGESGSIHKKLEETVYEINERAIELIGALIQFKATILSSVLNCNMFTVNYPLLIDHIMREANLYLQMVKSLQTGEDFDKIRAALEQELFWNRIMGEHAKFIRGLLDPTEEELIQTANNFGNEFDQLVEEAKAAMDNTVPVSTVTADSMEATIAIRDFKAQGTKGILECNVKSIIIPLLGDHTLREANHYLRLLEMFR
- the nudC gene encoding NAD(+) diphosphatase, translating into MMKLFFSKGKLLLQKIENEYRIPKANELDSIVPGTEHSESVGTYKGEECLCIQDDTVSDIPSDYEFVDVRSIPSLTDDTELFILAGTANHILHWSHSNRYCGCCGHKTIDKEDERAKLCPSCNTVIYPRISPAIITAIFRGDEILLAHNRNFKGKMHSLIAGFVEPGETLEACVAREIREEIGIKVNNIRYFNSQPWPFPDSLMIAFLADYESGEITVDGNEITEAAWFHADNLPEIPSSFSIAGKIIRWYQEQYSSH